GTCTGCCTTAACGCACGCCTTCATCTGTCGGCGTGACCGGCGAACAAGGTCGCGATATCTGGTCATGCTGCATCACCTCGCGCCACGAAACGGCGCATCTGAAAACGTGGCGCGGATTATTTGCTCTGACTGCGAACGATCTGCGCATCAACTTGATCTGCGCAGGTGTCGAGCAGCTTCACCGCCTGATTCTTCAACTCCCAAAGCTGGCCGTTGTCGGAGAGGTCTTCATCCTCTACCCGCTCACACGGAATCAGCTCAGGCGCTTCAATTCTTAGCGCGCTGGTCTTTGTCACTACCAGGGGCTTTGCCGCGCAGGCCGTCAGGAAGAGGCTGATTAGCCCAATCACGAACAGGCTTGCTGTTGCGCTTGAGAGTTTCAAATTCCTTCCTCGCTTGTTTGGCCTTGTCTTCGCTGGCCTTGATGCGTCTTGCCAGGTCTGCGGTGTAGGTAGCGTTGCGCAGGGCTTCGGCGCGCAGAGTGGTGATGGTCAGCAGGCTTTCGGCATTGGCTGCCACCGCGTCGGCTTTGCCTTTCGTCTCGATTGCCACCTCTCCACGCAGGGCGATCACGCGGTACTGCTGGATACCCACAAGGAGCAGGCCGACCAACGTGATCACGCAGGCCAGGGCGAACGCTTTCAGTGTGGTCATGCTGAATCCGCCTTACGTCCGAGGAACCTGATGATCAGATCCCTGATTGCCGTCACGCCGATGAAGCCAATGGCACCACCAGCAGCGACAGACAGACTCGGTGGCCAGGTCATCCAGTCAATGATGCTGCTGGCCGACAGGCTCAACGCACCACAGATCAGCGACTCGAACAAAATGCGCCACTTGTTGGCTTCTTTCGCTTCGTAGAGCACGCGCAGGAATGTGATAGTCGCGGCCATGATCGCGCCTTGCCAGATCGGCGTGGAGAGGATCAGCCAGACCTGTGCCCAGAAGTCAGGGTTCTTTTCGGGCATGGGTTTCATCCGGATGTCCTCCCCGATTAGGGAGCAGTTATAGAAGGGGTCAGAGAATTTGCCGAACTCAAGATGCTCTAGCGAATTCTCCATGCATGTGAGGGGCGGCCTTTCGATAGGCCGCGCTAGCCTCTTCAGCTGTATCAAATCGGCCTAGCCGATGCTTTTTTCCGTGAGCGGTGATCTGTGCCCTCCACGGTTTTCCGCGGCGGCTATCGTCGAAATAAACACCCTTGAACCCGGAGCGATTATTCAGATGCATCTTTCTGTTTCTGAGGTTTTCAGCATTGGTGCACACGCGAAGATTGGCGCGGCGATTATCCAGTCCGTCACCATTGATGTGGTCAACAACCATCCCGGCAGGGCAATTAGTTAGCGACCGATGCAGAGACTCGTAGCCTTGATAGATGCCGTCAGCGTAAATAGACCGGAGCACATAAAATGTGCCGCCGCCTTTCCTGACCACCCACGATGCGCTATCCAGAAGCGGAGCATCTTGTTGGTCAACCCGGACTTCACGCCCACCAATGTTAATCGAGGGCATGGGATTCACCGGTCAAGGTCAAAAAAAAAGGCCCACCGATATGGCGAGCCCTTGAAATAGATGTGATGTCTTTCCATCAGTCCACCAAAGCCACCCCGGAGCAACAGAGGATAGGGGCGCAATGGCTGCCGGTGTTCTGCAGTACACGTGACTACCGGCTATACCGTGTCCAGGCCCGCCCGAAGGCCCACCCTGGCAGTGGTCTGCACACAAAATTGGCGGAAGGTGAAAGAGTCGAACTCTTACCGTTACCGATAGCTCCGGGTTCAAACCGGATTGCCCACCACTGAGCGCCACCTTCCAAAATAAATACCCCAGATGCAATGGGGTGTCCGGCGTCGGCCGCGTAGTCGCAACCCATACGCCTATCTGCGCCCGCAGAGCAAGGAGCCGGGGCTTTCGCCTTGATTCGCAGAGCGAACCCTTGCTGTATCTGCCGCATGCGCAAAATTCAGACATAAAAAAACCCGGCTCAAATATGGCCGGGCTTCAATTCTGTGGGCTTCGCATCTCAAGACGCAGAACCGCAATGTGGAAAACTATATTCTCATTTTCTCAGCCAATCAAGCAGCTTCGGCAATGAGTTGAGCCTCATCCAAAATCACCGAGGCAGACGCTATAGCGGCGTCCCGCTCGGCGTTGAGCCACTTGCGCAGATCCGACCGCCACCGGTACAGCGTCTTCTCCGGCGTTTGCGGCTCCGCATTGTCCCAAGTGTGCAGCACCATGAACGATTCCGGGATACGCGGGGTAGCCCAAGCGGTCACGCACTTGGTCCGGAACAGGTGGTGCGCCTTGCCGGGTGCCGACCTGGCCAACTCCACGATAGCTGTTACCCGCTGCTGCTGAGTTGAGCCGTCAAGGTTGACCATGAAGTGCGCGACCAGCACCGCCCAGTGATGCTTCGACAGAACACGGCGCAGTATCGCCCGGGTCATGCTGTCCTGAGTAAGCTGGTCGAACTTGTCCAGCGGGCATGGATTGTCGGCCTTGATCGGCTCCCAGCTGTCCGCTTGGCACTTGTTCTGCCAACCCGCCCCTTTGTGCAGCGATATTGAATCCACGTTCATGGCTCGCATGATGGCGTGCTCAGCGCTTCGGTAAACACTCATGCTGCCTTCCTGATTCGACGTGGTGGAGTCGGCTCGTCATCGAGGCCCAGCAGATCGCGCAACAGGCGGTCGGCAATCTTGTTCTTTGCATTGCCTTCGGATACCCAGCGTTTGCAATACTCGCCAAACTCAATGTCGATCCGGGTTGCGTGCCAACTGGCGACGATATCGAGCAGGCAAGCCAAAGCGACAGCCCCGCCAAGCTTTTCCCGCGCCAGCCCGTCACCGGCCAACTTGAGGAAAGTACGCTCGTACTCATGCATGCTTTTACGCGGCAACGCCGCAGATACTCGACTCATAGCGCGGCACTCCACACATGCAGATATTCTTTAGGGTTGGTGTCTTTGCGAGCCTGGATCGATACGGCACGGGACCATGCCCGGTAGGCATCGGCGGGTGAGTCTCCACCTCCGGCCCACGGATGACCGTCGGCAATGCACCAGTAGGTTCCGCGTTCGGCGGTGATCTTCACCTTTGGCAATGCGCCGAACTGACGGGGACGCATCACGGCCAGCGGGGCGAGCGCCTTCCAGATGATTTTCCGCTCCGGCTCGCTGTACGAGATTCGCTTGTGACCGTCCCATTCGCCGACGCCGTATTCCTCGTTTCCACACCACAACATGAAGCCAGTAGGAACGTGTGTGAGGTGGTGCCCTGCCCGATCCATTTGCCAGTCACCCGGGAAGCCGCGCAACGATGAGGCGACGCGCTCGGCCTCCGGATACTTCGGCGCCGGAACAGCGATGGCACCCAGCGGCAGGATCAGCGGGCCTTTCGGGTTCAGTAGGTCAGCCAGTGCCGACTGGAAAGGCTCTCCCGTCGTGAGCCGTGGGCCTTTCAACCATTCAAAAAATCTCATGCCTTGCTCCTCCCCTTGGCGCGACTGGCGAAAGTGCGACCCATTTCAACCTCTTCGTTGGTGGCCTGGCGGGTACCGGTGAAGTCGACGAATCGAACGAACTTACCTTCCTGCTGAACAACGCAGCTCCCCGGCTTGGCGTGGCGGCACTTGCCGACGATCAGTTCTGTCAGCCCGTTCTGCCCCTCCTCTGTTTCCATATCCCGATGCACCAGAATCACGACGTCGGCGTCCTGCTCGATCTGGCCGGAATCCCGGATGTCGCTCGGGCGTGGCTTCTTGTCCGGCCGATTGGTCGATCCCCGGTTGAGCTGGGCCAGCACCACGACGGGAATTTTCAATTCCTTCGCGAGATTCTTCAGCGCGGTGGACACCTTGCCGACCTCGACAGAGCGGTTCGCACCGCTCCCAGCACAGATCAGCTGGAGATAATCGACCAGCAGCACGTTCAGCCCTTCCCGGCGCTGACACTGGCGAGCAATCGAACGAATTCGCGCAACAGTCATACCGGCCTCGTCGTTCACATAGAGACGTGCCTCGTTCAGTTGGCTGACTGCATTGGTGATCCTTGGCCAGTCCTCATCTTCAAGGCTCTCGCCCTCATCAAGACGCGTCAGGCTGACGCCACCCAGAGACGCCATGCTGCGAGTAATCAGTTCTTCCTTGGTCATCTCCATGGAGAACGCCAAACCGGCGCCCGCCAGGTCGCAGGTGACATGCTGGGCGATCTGCAAGCCAAGGATCGTCTTGCCCGAGCCCGTAAGTCCGGCGACAACGATCATATTTCCCGGACGGAGCCCGCGAATGATCTTGTCGAGTTCGGTCAAGCCAGTGGTCAGCCCCTTGGGCGCAGTCTTGTTGTATTTCGAATCGATGGTGTCCATCACGCCCGGAAGGATTTCGCTGGCGCGGTGATAGTCCTTGTCGCCATCGTCCAGGTCGCGCATATCGGCCATGGCCATCTGGGCATTCGCGATGATGTCAGCCACCGGCAAGTCATCGCTGGCCGACTGCTGGATAGCCTCAGCAGCTTCGACCACCTTGCGCAGTACCGCTCGCTCTCGGACTACCCGGGCGTAAGTCTTCCAGCTGGCCGCGCTCGGTACCGAGTGTGATATCTCGCTTGCGTAAGCGATGGTGCTGTCGCCGCTTGGCAGGCGTGAGCGTTGATCGCTCAGCGTGATCACGTCGATGGCATTGCCGCCGGCGTGGCAGTCGATCATCGTCTGATACAGCGCAGCATTTTCGAGATTATGAAAGTCTGCGGGCGACACCTTGCCGGTGATCTCGTCGAACAACGAGTTATCCAGCAGGATGGCCCCGAGTAGACCGTGTTCCGCCTCAATGTTGAATAGGTCGCGACTCATACTGAAGCCCTCGCCGATTCCCATGTGAAGCCGATCAGCTGGCCGCCGTTCTGCCGCAAACGGTCAAGGGCGCGAGGCCCAATGAAACCTTTGATATCCGTGCCCAGCGGTGCGTCGGCGGCCTTATCAACCGGCAAGTTGCTCACCACCACGGTGGGCACGACCAGTTGATATCGCCGGTCGATCACCTCATGGATCAGCCCCAGCTCGTAATCCGAGCCCTTCTGCGCCCCGATCTCGTCGATCACCAGCAGATCGACGTTCGCCAGCTCCTCGATGACATCACGATCGGTGTAAGTCGAGCCCTTGGACATCGTCCCTTTCGCCACTCGCACCAACTCGGATACGGAGATGATCAGGGCTTCTGCGCCATGCTTTCGGATGACCGTCTGCACAATGCTGCTGGCCAGGTGGGTTTTTCCGGTGCCGACATTGCCGGACAGGATCAGCGAGCGACCGTCCGCGTAATGGGTTTCGAAATGGTCGGCGTATGCCTGGCACTTCACCCGAACGCGTTCCGCCAGTGATCCGCCTTCGGCTTGGTAGTTCTCGAAGGTCGAGCCGATGAATCTCGGCGTGATGCCGGAAGCTACGAGCCTGACGTTGAGGCGTTCGGCTTCGAGCTGGGCCAACGCAACAGCGCGCGGCTCGCTGCCCGGCGGGGAGACGTTAAGCGCCTCCCACTGGCAGAACCGGCAGGGTTGGATGTGTGTCGAGCCATCGAACTGCTCAATGTGCGAGAACATTACGCCCTCATGGATCCGGCAGTTGCCCAAGACTTCGACGACACGGGGCTGACGGCGGAAGTTAAAACTGAGGTTTGCCATTGGCCGCCTCCTTGTACATTTCCGGAGTGTGGGTTGGCAGATCGCGGAAGTTGGACGGCTTGCCGATCTTGGCGCCAGCACCAGGCAGCACAGATTCCGGATAGATGTCCGTCCATGAGTTCGTTGTTGACTTGTCGATTACGGCGTCTGGCTCTGGATGCTTGACCAAGGCCTTGGCGATCAATTTGCAGGCTCGCTCGGTCAGCGGTTTCTTCTTCGAGGTCCGCATCTCACAAAAACCTTCCCAAGCATCAGTTGACACATTCGCCGGCTTGGCTGTGAGCGGATCAAACTTCACCGACTTGGGTTTTCCAGTTTTCAACACTGGCGCTTTAGCGCCTTTGCTTACCCTCAATGTATTACTCAGTAATGTATTACTCTCCTGCGTGTTTTCCGAAGGGGGTTCGCAGCGTTTTCCGAAGGGGTTCGCGCTGTTTTCCGAAGGGGTATTCGGAATTCCGAAGGGGGTAGCGAGCCGGATTCGACGCTCGACAATTCGCACGCCGTCGCGGATCTGTTCGACCGATACCAGCCCTTTTTCCGCCAGCCCGCTGATGATTTCAGATACCCGCGAAATGGACAGATTGAAGAACTCGGCGAACCTTGCGTTGCTGGCGAAGCAGCCGCGCGCGTCATCTTCGAGGCTGCCTATTTCCACCAACATGACCTTTTCAGTGATCGAAAGCGCCTGATTCTTCCAGAGCTCAGCGGGTATCCAGACGCCCTGGAATTTGCGAGGGATGTCACTCATTGCAAGCTCTCCCCGTTAGCCGTGAAGCGCCGCACCGGTGCCGGAACTTTGCGCTGAGCACGATCTTCACCGGGCACCGCGAAAGAGACGTCGGTAAGGATCATCAGGCGGCGCACAGATGTGTCGAGCCGGCGTTTAGCGCTGTAGCGATTCTGCTTCGCTTTCTTCAGTGCGGCGTAGGCGTCATTCGTGAACTGGATTACGCCGTCGTAACGCGGATCGTCCCAGCGGATGCCGCGGTAGTTGGGCTCTGGCTGACCATGAACGCGAAAATAAGCTCGGTATTCGGCATTCAGATCGTCACGGCGACGTGTCACGGCGAGTTGTGAACGGTGGTGATCAATCGATAGCTCGACGATGAGGGCCTTGAGTTCGGTCTTGGTGGGTTTGATTTTCATTGGGCGTCACTCCCGGTGTGCTTGGCCTGGGTGTAAAGCCCATCCCACTTGGATTTCATGGCGAGTTCGCCTTTCATGTAGAGCTGGTGCAGGCGACGAGCGCCGTCGATCAACAGGACGAGGTCATACTTGATAAACGGATCGCTGCCCTCGGAGCTGATCTTGCGCGGTCGTTCGGTCAGGTAACGGTCGCGTACCCGACTGGCAACCCGGTAGCGGGGCTTAGTGTTTTCGTCGGCGGCGGCGTCCCACAGCCAGCCAAGTGCGAGTAGCGAGCTGTTAACCCGGGAGCAGTTCACGCCATTCAGGCGCTTGCAGAACTGCGTCGGCGTTTCTCCTGTCATGAACAGGCTTTCCAGGCTGGCGATGGTTTTGGCCTGCTGCTGGTTTTCCAGCGCCAGCACGGCCTTCTCTTCTGCCAGGTCGGCAGCGAGACGGAGTGCGCCGGGCAGATCCTGCGGAAGGAGCGGCGGCGAAGGTGGTCGAAAGTAGCTGCTCACCAGTTGGCGCTGTACCGTCCAAGCCAGATCGTCTGTGAGCGACTTCACGATCATCAGATAACCCTGCTCAGTGACAAGCGTGCCTTTCGGTGTGCGGGCAGCAAATACCCCGGCCAACTCTGACTGCGTACGAATTTCTTCACCCAAAACCTGAAAGAAATCTTCGCCTTCGATGAACCGATCACGGTTCTCGTTGAAGTTGCGGCGAGCGGTCCCTTCCGGCCGCTCATGCACCTGATCGATCATGGCTAAGGTGACAACGCGCTGGCCGCGATACTCGACGACGGGTAGCTGGGTGTTGTGGATGGTGATCAGGTTCATTGAGCCATCTCCGCTTTCCGTTGGCGCGCAGCAGCGGCGCACTCCACTTTCTTTTTCCGCGAAGCAGCATCTATTGCAGCCATCAGGGCGGCATCAGTTCTGGCCAGGTTTTGATTCGCCTGCTCGACAAGCAAGCGCTCAGGGATGGCATCAAGGCTTGATCCGAGCTTGAGAACAGCTGCGTCAAGCCAGTCCGCGACCTCGCACATGAAGCCGACGCGCTGACCGTTCAGAGACTCTTCCTCCTCCTTCGTTGCCGGAACCTTGGAGTCGAGTGCGCTGATCATCATGCGGAAGTGAGTACTTCCAAGCCGCACAGGGTTGGCCTGTTCGTCGCGAAGATATTTGAAAAACATGTGAGCGATGCTTTTTCCAGCATCTATGCCCCCGAAGTAGCCGCCAGTAAGGGGGACATCCCAGTTCGAACATTGCTTGCTGTGATCCTTACCTACAAAAGGGAGACGATCCCAGGCATTTGGTTTTTCGGGCTTTGAACGAAGATCAGTCTGTTTACTCTGCGGAAGTGGACGCTTTGATTTCGGGATTGAGGTCTTCATGCCTCACCCCCTGTCGCGCCACGATTTGGTATGTCGGCGTTTTGTGGCGCGCATTCGAACGCTTCAACGCCAGCATGGCTGGCGCATACGAGAGCCAACGCAGACTCAGCGGCATAAAACGCCAAAGTCGCCTGCTCAGAAACAGCACCAACGTTCATCAGAGCTGCTAATGCAGCCACCACAGATTCCAGCCGGTCAGTCGCAGCATCCAGCGCTTTTGTTACGCAGACGCCACCAGCAGCGCTGAAAAGTGATTGCTGGCTGGACTCACAGTAATGGTGTTCCAATGTCAGAATTTGCATGCTCATTGGTCACCCCCGTGGATCGCTTCCGGCGGCGACATCGAACGGTGTGCAGATCGCGTAAGTGCGGTGACGGTTTCACTGAGGAATGCCAAGGCGCGCACTTCTGCGCAATAGACGGTCTCGCCATCACCTACAGCCTTATGGAGACGCATACAAAGCTGCGTAAGTCCATCAGCCAAATGGCAAGCAAGCTGGATCCCTTCAATTACGCTTCCGCCTTCTTCGATACTCATAAAAGGCGACGAATATTCCATAAGCGGATCACCAAATGAGACTTTCCCCAAAACTTGGACTTGTGGCTTTTGTGGAGCAGTGGTATTTTTCGGTTGCATTGATTTGTCCTTCGAATAGACAAAGAAGTACGGAGCCATCTGTTGCGAGCAGATGGCTAACGAGAGGCTCGACTTAGGTCGGGCTTTTTTGTGTCCAGAGGAAAGCTAGCCGGACAGCAAATACTGGGATGGTTGGCAAGAGTTCATTGCGATGCCTGCAAAATACTGGATGCCTGAACAGAGCCATCAGGCCCAGATGCGTTTTCTAGAGCTTTGGCCGATGATTTATTCAAGTTTGGGGCAGCTGCATCCTCTGCCGTTAAGGTGCCGCCCGTCAGCATTTGAATCTGAAATTGACGAAGGCGCGGAATGACTTCTCCCCAAAGCGTCACGGCGCTTGGAGAAATATCCAGCGCATCAGCCAGCTTCTTCTTGCTGCCGAAGTGTGAAACGGCTTGGTCGGTATTCATTAAGCGTTCCTCTGGGTATAGAGGAAATTTAAGCATACTTAAGGAATTGCTGCAACAGGCGATTTAAGTGTGCTTCATGCTAAACATCCGGATGCTTAAGATTTAGCCCATGGAACGATATGAAAGAGTGGCCAAAGCCATTGCCGCTAGCGGCAAAAGAAAAAGCCGGATAGCAACCGAATGCGGGGTCTCAAACTCTGCGGTATCTCAGTGGCTGTCCGGCGAGAGTAAAAGCCTAAAGCCCGAGAGTATTTACGCCCTGGCGAAGGCAACCGGCTTCAGGGCGGAGTGGCTGGCTTTAGGTGAAGGGCCCGAGCGCGAACCAGATATGTCTAACGTAGAACTCGCGCTGCAGCCCACCAGGTCATTCGCTTATCCAGAAATCAGCTGGGTTCAAGCCGGAGCAGCCACGGAGGCTATACAGTTGTCGAATGTCGCTGCGTGCCCACGCCACACGTCGGATGTCTGGGCTGGCGAGAATGGTTTCTGGTTGCGGGTGGTTGGTAACTCGATGACAAGCCCGGGCGGCGGCGACTCGTTCCCAGAGAATTTCCTCATCTTGATAGCGCCAGATACTGAACCCCGCAGCGGTCAGTACGTAGTCGCGCGGATGATCGACAGCAATGAGGCCACCTTCAAGCAGCTGGTCATTGACGCTGGGGAGCTTTACTTAAAGCCTCTAAACCCGGCCTTCCCGATGAAAGCCGTGGACGACACTTGGGAAATTGTTGGCACGGTGGTCGACGGCAAGATGCCGAAATCTGTTTTCTTTTAACCTGCCCGGCCGCCGTCTCGAGCCAGGCCGACAGCGCGCAAAATCGATAAAATCTGGTGCCCGCGCCACGAATTGAAAATATTTATTTCGTGGCGCCGATTTCTTTAACCATTGGTTTCATTGGGTTTCACCGGTTTTTTGCGTCACGGATGCCTGTCACGGTGAGTTATGTGGCTTGAAAAGCGACATTGGCGCACTCATAATTGCGGTGTCACCAGCGAAAGCTGGCAGGAGTCTGGATCCCTCTTTTGGTTGATCCAGCGGCGCAGAAGGGGCGAAGCAAGCTCAGCTGCGTGTCGATTGAAGCCGCCTTCGGGCGGCTTTGCTTTATCTAGGGAAAATGGATTGCCTCTCTACTACCACCCCAAGCAGGGCGATGTATTACTGTGCGACTTCACAAGGGGTTTCGTTGCCCCAGAAATGCTGAAGGTACGAAAAGTAATCGTCATATCCCCAACGGCCACTCACAAGCGCCGTCTCTGCACCGTCGTCCCCATCTCATCTACCCCACCTATCCAACAGGAAGATTGGCACCACCTGCTGCGTGAAAATCCGCTGAGCTCTGATGGCTATCTTGAGCTGTGGGTCAAGTGCGACATGATCTATACGGTAAGCTTTGACCGACTGGACAAAATTCATAAAAAGACCCGAAAAGGCCGTGAATACTACGTACCTCAACTAAGCGACGAGGATATGAAAGGCGTAATCGCCTGCGTAAAAGCTTACCTGCCGCTGTAAAGAGTACAAGTGTACTCAACCTCCCGGATTAACCATTGCCCTTTGCCAAGCTCGACCTATACTGTATGCCCATACAGTTATCCGAGAGCAAGTCTGTGGCCAAGAAAGCAGCAGTACCTCGCGCCCCCTCCTCCTACGACCTAATGTCCATGCGCATACAGCGGACCATCAACGCGACCGGCGCTCAGGCCTCCAAGCGTGCGCTCATCTACAAAGCCGCAGATGAGTCGGACGACGACTGGATGCGGCTGCTCAACGCCATTGATGAGGCCGACAACGTCACGCTGACCAATCGCGATGATGAAGGTGTTGAGGTGACCTGGGTGGTGCCGAAAGAAGACTGAAACGATCGATGCCAGAGCCGCCTACGGGCGGTTTTTTTGTGGGCGTGATATTTCCAAAGCTAAGCGCACTAAATTAATTGCTTAGCTTGCTTGACGCCAATAGTTAAGTAGGCTTAAATAATCTCACACCAAAGGAGATGACCATGAACGCAACAACTTTAACTTGTGGGCCATTGCAGGGCGACACAGGATTTTTGGCTACGCAGGAGCTGCGCACAGCGCTGGCAATTTGCGCGGGCCTCGCCAATAAGGAAATCGCCAAAGAAATGGATTGTGCGCCAGGCACCGTTAAGAAAACGGTGGAACGTCTTTTTTACAAAATGGGGGTCAGCAGTCGGGCAGCTTTGGTAGCTGAAGCATTCAAGCGCGGATTGATTAGTTTTTCTTGCGCGGCAACCCAAGGGCCACAGCACCACCACGAACAAGACCAACACGCTGGCGTTCTCATCGCATGATATGAGCAGCGGCGTGCCCATCCGTGCTGCTGGGTAGTCCAGTGCTCAGGCTCGATCTGACGCAGTAACCAAACCAATTTTTTGCGAAAGCCAACAACGCGGCGGGCCTTTGTTCGCCCTGATGAAAGTAAACAAGGAGTTCACATGCTCATTTTGACTCGCCGTGTAGGCGAAACCATCCGTATCAACGACGACATCACCGTGACCGTGCTGGGCGTCCAGGGCATGCAGGTTCGCCTTGGTGTTTCGGCACCGAAGAACGTATCCGTCGACCGCGAAGAAATTGCCATCCGCAAGCTGGCCAACCCTCGCGCCGAGGTGGCTCATGCCGGTAATTAATCGCGTAACCCTGGTGCTGCGGGCCCCTGAAGGCGAAACCCTGGAACAAGTCCTGCCGTTTGTGCAGCTTGGAGCCCACGTTTCAGTTGGTCGCGGGATCGCAGTTATCTGCGGGGCCAGCGACAGCGACGTTGTCACCCAGGCGCTTGATAGCGAGTTCTGCATCGACGATCACGTCCGGATGGCTGCCGATGCCAAGCGTTACCGCTGGCTGCGCAACAAAGAGCGCGCGGAAGAAATCGACACTGACCTATCGGTAACTTGCGAACTGCAGTGCTACTTCGGCTCCGAACTGGACACTGAGGTCGATAACCGCATGCGTTTGGCTCAACTGCTGGAGAAGCACGGGGAGCCGGTATGAAGCGCCCTTTCTGCGGACCAAGCGCCCAGCGACTGCTTGCCCTTTTCAACGCACTGCAGCGACGGGACACCACCTTCGGCGAGATCTACGCCATGTCGGCCGAATGCGGAATTGATGGGCGACGGGTGCTGGCTGATCACTTCGGGGGCCGGTCATGAGCAATAACCACAAGCTCAAAATCCTGTGCCAGCGACTTACAGAGCAGCAATTTT
This genomic window from Pseudomonas sp. G.S.17 contains:
- a CDS encoding LuxR C-terminal-related transcriptional regulator; this translates as MNATTLTCGPLQGDTGFLATQELRTALAICAGLANKEIAKEMDCAPGTVKKTVERLFYKMGVSSRAALVAEAFKRGLISFSCAATQGPQHHHEQDQHAGVLIA
- a CDS encoding HNH endonuclease, which gives rise to MPSINIGGREVRVDQQDAPLLDSASWVVRKGGGTFYVLRSIYADGIYQGYESLHRSLTNCPAGMVVDHINGDGLDNRRANLRVCTNAENLRNRKMHLNNRSGFKGVYFDDSRRGKPWRAQITAHGKKHRLGRFDTAEEASAAYRKAAPHMHGEFARAS
- a CDS encoding helix-turn-helix domain-containing protein — protein: MSDIPRKFQGVWIPAELWKNQALSITEKVMLVEIGSLEDDARGCFASNARFAEFFNLSISRVSEIISGLAEKGLVSVEQIRDGVRIVERRIRLATPFGIPNTPSENSANPFGKRCEPPSENTQESNTLLSNTLRVSKGAKAPVLKTGKPKSVKFDPLTAKPANVSTDAWEGFCEMRTSKKKPLTERACKLIAKALVKHPEPDAVIDKSTTNSWTDIYPESVLPGAGAKIGKPSNFRDLPTHTPEMYKEAANGKPQF
- a CDS encoding phage holin, lambda family: MKPMPEKNPDFWAQVWLILSTPIWQGAIMAATITFLRVLYEAKEANKWRILFESLICGALSLSASSIIDWMTWPPSLSVAAGGAIGFIGVTAIRDLIIRFLGRKADSA
- a CDS encoding ATP-binding protein, which translates into the protein MANLSFNFRRQPRVVEVLGNCRIHEGVMFSHIEQFDGSTHIQPCRFCQWEALNVSPPGSEPRAVALAQLEAERLNVRLVASGITPRFIGSTFENYQAEGGSLAERVRVKCQAYADHFETHYADGRSLILSGNVGTGKTHLASSIVQTVIRKHGAEALIISVSELVRVAKGTMSKGSTYTDRDVIEELANVDLLVIDEIGAQKGSDYELGLIHEVIDRRYQLVVPTVVVSNLPVDKAADAPLGTDIKGFIGPRALDRLRQNGGQLIGFTWESARASV
- a CDS encoding DUF1654 domain-containing protein, yielding MAKKAAVPRAPSSYDLMSMRIQRTINATGAQASKRALIYKAADESDDDWMRLLNAIDEADNVTLTNRDDEGVEVTWVVPKED
- a CDS encoding replicative DNA helicase, giving the protein MSRDLFNIEAEHGLLGAILLDNSLFDEITGKVSPADFHNLENAALYQTMIDCHAGGNAIDVITLSDQRSRLPSGDSTIAYASEISHSVPSAASWKTYARVVRERAVLRKVVEAAEAIQQSASDDLPVADIIANAQMAMADMRDLDDGDKDYHRASEILPGVMDTIDSKYNKTAPKGLTTGLTELDKIIRGLRPGNMIVVAGLTGSGKTILGLQIAQHVTCDLAGAGLAFSMEMTKEELITRSMASLGGVSLTRLDEGESLEDEDWPRITNAVSQLNEARLYVNDEAGMTVARIRSIARQCQRREGLNVLLVDYLQLICAGSGANRSVEVGKVSTALKNLAKELKIPVVVLAQLNRGSTNRPDKKPRPSDIRDSGQIEQDADVVILVHRDMETEEGQNGLTELIVGKCRHAKPGSCVVQQEGKFVRFVDFTGTRQATNEEVEMGRTFASRAKGRSKA
- the csrA gene encoding carbon storage regulator CsrA — translated: MLILTRRVGETIRINDDITVTVLGVQGMQVRLGVSAPKNVSVDREEIAIRKLANPRAEVAHAGN
- a CDS encoding S24 family peptidase — protein: MERYERVAKAIAASGKRKSRIATECGVSNSAVSQWLSGESKSLKPESIYALAKATGFRAEWLALGEGPEREPDMSNVELALQPTRSFAYPEISWVQAGAATEAIQLSNVAACPRHTSDVWAGENGFWLRVVGNSMTSPGGGDSFPENFLILIAPDTEPRSGQYVVARMIDSNEATFKQLVIDAGELYLKPLNPAFPMKAVDDTWEIVGTVVDGKMPKSVFF
- a CDS encoding Cro/CI family transcriptional regulator; its protein translation is MNTDQAVSHFGSKKKLADALDISPSAVTLWGEVIPRLRQFQIQMLTGGTLTAEDAAAPNLNKSSAKALENASGPDGSVQASSILQASQ
- a CDS encoding type II toxin-antitoxin system PemK/MazF family toxin, whose amino-acid sequence is MWLEKRHWRTHNCGVTSESWQESGSLFWLIQRRRRGEASSAACRLKPPSGGFALSRENGLPLYYHPKQGDVLLCDFTRGFVAPEMLKVRKVIVISPTATHKRRLCTVVPISSTPPIQQEDWHHLLRENPLSSDGYLELWVKCDMIYTVSFDRLDKIHKKTRKGREYYVPQLSDEDMKGVIACVKAYLPL
- a CDS encoding ORF6N domain-containing protein yields the protein MNLITIHNTQLPVVEYRGQRVVTLAMIDQVHERPEGTARRNFNENRDRFIEGEDFFQVLGEEIRTQSELAGVFAARTPKGTLVTEQGYLMIVKSLTDDLAWTVQRQLVSSYFRPPSPPLLPQDLPGALRLAADLAEEKAVLALENQQQAKTIASLESLFMTGETPTQFCKRLNGVNCSRVNSSLLALGWLWDAAADENTKPRYRVASRVRDRYLTERPRKISSEGSDPFIKYDLVLLIDGARRLHQLYMKGELAMKSKWDGLYTQAKHTGSDAQ